CCTGCGGATTGTTCACCTTGAACGACGCCCCGATCAGGCTGTCCTCGAAATCGATCTCGGACCCGATCATGTAGAGCATCGACATCGAATCAACCCGCACCACGGCGCCGTTACGGACCACCTCGACATCGTCCTCCTGCTTGGCGTCATCCAGCGAGAACTCGTACTGGAAGCCGGAGCAGCCACCGCCCAAAACGCTGACCCGCAGCGCCTTAGGTTGCTTCTCGCTGGCCACAATTTCGTTGATCCGCTTGGCGGCCCGCTCTGTCACCGTGATCGGCTCGGCCATTCTCTTCACTCGATCGGCTTGGATTTGTCACTGCTCACCGATATTTAGGATCATGTAGCGATCCGGTCAATCGGACCGGGACTGGCAAGCCAGGAGCACGTCCCCTGAGATACGAGCTGGCGCCCTTCGCCTCCATTGCCGAACAGAGCCGCGGCCGCTTTGTCGCCGAACCCGAGCAGCCGCCGCGCAGCCCCTTCGAGCGCGACCGGGACCGGATCCTCCACTCCACCGCCTTCCGCCGGCTCAAGCACAAGACGCAGGTCTTCGTCTATCACGAGGGCGACCATTTCCGCACGCGCCTTACCCACAGTCTGGAGGTGGCGCAGATCGCCCGTTCCTTGGCCCGCCGGCTTGCGCTCGACGAGGATCTGACCGAGGCTCTGGCCCTTGCGCACGACCTCGGCCATACCCCATTCGGGCATGCGGGCGAGCGTGCGCTCGACGCGTGCATGGTCACGGCGGGCGGCTTCGACCACAACGCGCAGGCGCTGCGCATCGTCACCCGGCTCGAGCGCCGCTATGCGGAGTTTGATGGTCTGAATCTCACCTGGGAGACGCTCGAGGGCCTGGTCAAGCACAACGGCCCACTGATCGGGCCGGACGGCGCCCCCATCGGACACTATCTCGGCAAGACCCTGCCGCAAGCCATTCTCGACTTCGCCGGCGCCAACGCCCTGGCGCTGGACACCTATCCGTCGGCCGAGGCGCAGGTCGCAGCCATCGCCGACGACATCGCCTATAACGCTCACGACATGGACGATGGCCTGCGGGCCCGCTTGTTCGATATCATCGATCTGGCCGATATTCCGCTGGTCAGCGCGGTGCTGTCGAACGTGGTCGCCCGCTATCCCAATCTGGAGCGGCCGCGGCTGATCCACGAGACGGTGCGCCGGGTCATCTCCATCATGATCGAGGATGTCGCCGCCGAATCCGCCAAGCGGGCAAAGCGCCTGCAGCCCGCTTCGGCCGACGACGTCCGCACACTGGGCCAGCCGTTAATCGGATTTTCCCCGCAGCTCGCCGAGCATAACCGGCTGTTGCAATCCTTCCTGCTCCGGCGCATGTACCGGCACGAGAAGGTCATGCGCATCATGGAGCGCGCGCAGCGGATCATCCGCGATCTGTTCGACAGCTACCAGCGCGATCCCCATCTCATGAGCAAGGAATGGCAGGCCGGCATGGACGGGTTGTCCGCCGATAAGCGAGCGCGGCGCATCTGCGACTTCATCGCCGGAATGACCGATCGGTTCGCGCTTGACGAGCACCGCCGGCTGTTTGACCTCGACCCACTTTTCCGATAGTCGCGGGGGCATTGCTCACCCAGCCGTTAACATTTGGGCAGAGCCGATCTGCTAACGCTAGTTGTACAGTAGGGAGTCCTCATCGGGATGAATATTTTCGCGCATTTCGAGACGATCGTTGAGGCTGCCATCGACCGGCTGATTGCGCGAGGCCGTCTCCCACAGGGGCTCGACCTTTCCCGCGTGATCGTCGAGCCGCCGCGCGATCCGAGCCACGGCGAGGTCTCGACCAATGCTGCACTTATCCTGGGCAAAGCGGCCGGGCGCAAGCCGCGCGAGATTGCCATCGATCTCGCCCTGGAACTGGAAGGCACGCCCGAAGTTGCCGCCGCCGAAGTGGCGGGGCCTGGCTTCGTCAATCTGCGCCTGAAGCCGAGCTTCTGGCCCAAGGTCGTGGCCGCCGCGCTCCGGGAAGGGGAAGCTTTCGGCGCAGCCAATCTCGGCCAGGGCGAGAAGGTGAACGTTGAATACGTTTCGGCCAATCCGACCGGGCCCCTCCATGTCGGCCACTGCCGCGGCGCCGTGTTCGGCGATGCCCTGGCCAATCTGCTGGCCGCTGCCGGCTATGACGTCACGCGCGAATATTACATCAATGACGCCGGGGCGCAGATCGACGTGCTCGCCCGTTCGGCTTTCCTGCGCTACCGGGAAGCGCTCGGCGAAGATATCGGCGAGATACCGGCCGGCCTCTACCCCGGAAGCTACCTCAAGCCGGTTGGCGCGGCCCTTGCCGAGCAGTACGGGCGCAGCCTCATGCAAAAACCCGAAGCGGAGGCGCTGGCCATCGTCCGCGACTTCACCGTGGCCGCCATGATGGACCTGATCCGCGAGGATCTCGTTGCGCTCAATGTGCGCCAC
Above is a window of Rhodoligotrophos defluvii DNA encoding:
- a CDS encoding deoxyguanosinetriphosphate triphosphohydrolase, whose amino-acid sequence is MRYELAPFASIAEQSRGRFVAEPEQPPRSPFERDRDRILHSTAFRRLKHKTQVFVYHEGDHFRTRLTHSLEVAQIARSLARRLALDEDLTEALALAHDLGHTPFGHAGERALDACMVTAGGFDHNAQALRIVTRLERRYAEFDGLNLTWETLEGLVKHNGPLIGPDGAPIGHYLGKTLPQAILDFAGANALALDTYPSAEAQVAAIADDIAYNAHDMDDGLRARLFDIIDLADIPLVSAVLSNVVARYPNLERPRLIHETVRRVISIMIEDVAAESAKRAKRLQPASADDVRTLGQPLIGFSPQLAEHNRLLQSFLLRRMYRHEKVMRIMERAQRIIRDLFDSYQRDPHLMSKEWQAGMDGLSADKRARRICDFIAGMTDRFALDEHRRLFDLDPLFR
- the erpA gene encoding iron-sulfur cluster insertion protein ErpA gives rise to the protein MAEPITVTERAAKRINEIVASEKQPKALRVSVLGGGCSGFQYEFSLDDAKQEDDVEVVRNGAVVRVDSMSMLYMIGSEIDFEDSLIGASFKVNNPQATSSCGCGTSFSI